The proteins below come from a single Chryseobacterium nepalense genomic window:
- a CDS encoding DinB family protein — MKEKLIDLFEYTFHFNSEMIRVIGENIEKVDEKTISLINHILNAQQIWNSRILGEKTFEVWQINPFEMLEEINQYNFEKSIEIINNFNLDQKINYQNSKGTNFENTVFEMLFQAINHSTYHRGQINSLLKQNGIDPILTDYIFYKR; from the coding sequence ATGAAAGAAAAACTTATTGATTTATTTGAGTACACTTTTCACTTTAATAGCGAAATGATCAGAGTTATTGGTGAAAATATTGAGAAAGTTGATGAAAAGACAATAAGTCTCATTAATCATATTTTAAATGCTCAGCAAATCTGGAATTCAAGAATTTTAGGAGAAAAGACATTTGAAGTATGGCAGATTAATCCTTTTGAAATGCTGGAGGAAATAAATCAATACAATTTTGAGAAAAGTATTGAAATCATCAATAATTTTAATCTGGATCAAAAAATTAATTACCAGAATTCCAAAGGTACAAATTTTGAAAATACCGTTTTTGAAATGCTTTTTCAGGCCATTAATCATTCTACTTATCACCGTGGACAAATCAATTCCTTACTCAAACAAAACGGAATAGATCCAATCTTAACGGATTATATTTTTTATAAAAGATGA
- a CDS encoding methylmalonyl-CoA mutase family protein, producing the protein MSNTAWENLVKKQLKTEDIYSVLTKENLEGITVKPFYDEIPQPLINLPKVEENTHLVARYHESLEEDVYAFLLDHNIENLVQKTIFIDNIDLAGHISPKEDDQYFSLIDVFDEKETLINDQLVKELLAKQFKRNICIDISLHQNAGASIYQQLGIALAKTKELIEIYGQEILHKLIFRIAIGANYFFEMAKLRAFKLAFNQLSKEYNVDEIPYIFAETSLRNKAVADNENNLIRSTLELASAMIGGADAVFSNNYLVDRSTENSEEISFKQQIVLAYESIINVFEDASNGSYFIEDITRQIAEKSWNYFVEIEEAGGYLELIKQGIIQKQIYDHALEEQKWVEDGKIKLIGVNLYPKLDVKKSAEDLYHESEIKPVRWAQMFE; encoded by the coding sequence ATGTCAAACACAGCTTGGGAAAACTTAGTTAAGAAACAACTTAAGACCGAAGATATCTATTCTGTTCTTACTAAAGAGAATTTAGAAGGAATTACTGTAAAACCTTTCTATGATGAAATTCCGCAGCCATTGATCAATCTTCCGAAAGTTGAAGAAAATACCCATCTTGTGGCCAGGTATCATGAAAGCCTTGAAGAAGATGTGTATGCATTTCTTTTGGATCATAATATAGAAAATCTTGTACAGAAGACTATTTTTATTGATAATATTGATCTTGCAGGACACATCAGTCCTAAAGAAGATGATCAATACTTTTCTTTAATTGATGTTTTTGATGAAAAAGAAACATTGATCAATGATCAGTTGGTTAAAGAATTACTGGCAAAACAATTTAAAAGAAATATATGCATTGATATATCTCTTCATCAGAATGCAGGAGCGTCCATTTATCAGCAACTGGGAATTGCGTTGGCAAAAACCAAGGAACTGATAGAAATTTATGGTCAGGAAATTTTACATAAACTGATTTTCAGAATTGCAATAGGAGCAAACTATTTCTTTGAAATGGCTAAATTAAGAGCTTTCAAGCTTGCTTTTAATCAACTTTCTAAAGAATATAATGTTGATGAAATTCCGTACATTTTCGCAGAAACATCCTTGAGAAATAAAGCGGTTGCGGATAATGAGAATAATCTGATCCGTTCTACCCTGGAGCTTGCTTCGGCAATGATCGGTGGAGCAGATGCTGTTTTCAGCAACAATTATTTGGTGGACAGATCAACAGAAAACTCAGAAGAAATTTCCTTTAAACAACAAATTGTTCTTGCTTATGAAAGTATCATTAACGTTTTCGAAGATGCCTCTAACGGAAGTTATTTTATAGAAGATATTACACGTCAGATCGCAGAAAAGTCCTGGAATTATTTTGTTGAAATCGAGGAAGCCGGCGGTTACCTTGAACTTATAAAACAAGGAATTATCCAGAAACAGATTTATGATCATGCTCTGGAAGAACAGAAATGGGTGGAAGATGGAAAAATAAAGCTGATCGGCGTTAATTTATACCCAAAATTGGATGTTAAAAAATCTGCCGAAGACCTTTATCATGAGAGCGAAATCAAACCTGTAAGATGGGCTCAAATGTTTGAATAA
- a CDS encoding FtsB family cell division protein: MKGSKLIKDIQPKSETFKFIQKYLLNKYTITICLFLVWMIFFDKTSFLVINELNGEISKYEEQLQYYKTEYEKNDAFYKKLMNNKSEKEKYARENYFMKKPNEEIFILVVDSTNIAKK, encoded by the coding sequence ATGAAAGGAAGCAAACTTATCAAAGACATTCAGCCGAAATCGGAAACATTTAAATTCATTCAGAAATATCTGCTGAATAAATATACCATTACGATCTGCCTGTTTTTGGTCTGGATGATTTTTTTCGATAAAACCTCATTTCTGGTAATCAATGAGCTGAATGGCGAGATCAGTAAATACGAAGAACAGCTTCAATATTATAAAACCGAGTACGAAAAAAATGATGCATTTTATAAAAAGCTGATGAATAATAAATCTGAAAAAGAAAAGTACGCCAGAGAAAATTATTTCATGAAAAAACCGAATGAGGAAATTTTTATTCTCGTAGTAGACAGTACCAACATAGCGAAAAAATAA
- the udk gene encoding uridine kinase, translating into MLVIGIAGGTGSGKTTVVDKIIQQLDIEGMNILSQDNYYHDNHNLTLVEREALNYDHPKSIDFDLLIKHVKALKNNEPIEQPIYSFVTHSRTGDHVTVEPKNVLVVEGILVLTNKELLKEFDLKVFVHADSDERLIRRIRRDTQERGRDLNEVLHRYQTTLKPMHQEFIEPSKNEADLIIPNMRQNSVAIDFLTTVIKNSLRKH; encoded by the coding sequence ATGCTTGTAATAGGAATTGCAGGAGGCACCGGATCCGGCAAAACTACGGTTGTTGACAAAATAATACAGCAGCTTGATATTGAAGGAATGAACATCCTTTCCCAGGATAATTATTATCATGATAATCATAATCTTACCTTAGTAGAAAGAGAAGCTTTAAATTATGATCATCCTAAGTCTATTGACTTTGATTTATTGATAAAACATGTAAAAGCTTTAAAGAACAACGAGCCTATTGAGCAGCCGATTTACAGCTTTGTAACCCATTCAAGGACCGGAGACCATGTTACTGTAGAGCCTAAAAACGTATTGGTAGTGGAAGGAATTCTTGTTCTCACAAATAAAGAACTTTTAAAGGAATTTGATCTTAAAGTATTTGTACATGCCGATTCCGATGAAAGATTGATCAGGAGAATACGAAGGGATACCCAGGAAAGGGGAAGAGACCTGAATGAAGTGCTTCACCGTTATCAGACAACTCTGAAACCGATGCATCAGGAATTCATTGAGCCTTCCAAAAACGAAGCGGATCTTATTATCCCTAATATGAGGCAAAATTCCGTAGCCATTGATTTTTTAACGACTGTGATCAAAAATTCTCTGAGAAAACATTAA
- a CDS encoding T9SS type A sorting domain-containing protein: MKLQINSLLVGCLLSCTALYGQQSSLENPARNWITQNSRSIGLQDFSTLKLNYVRKGNSGETLRFQQMMGNVPVFQSEIVMHFNKNGQISYTATESFKKNVQQIDINPSISSVDALKKAHIASHSKGDITYEDSKLFVYLTEQGETKLVYRVLTSSYENPGSWETIIDAKTGEVISVKDIAFRHKEKEKPEKNKKQKEVKKNVLVTGSAYIFNPDPLSKMHVAYGGQYVDGNDATNASLDAARTLVTIPELELTAGVYKLKGTYAEIKELESPNKGLFTQTSNQFLFNRNQDGFEAANAYWHLDNNLRYINVTLGIPCIPVMNNGVLAFDPHGEGGADNSHYDPNSQILVFGEGGVDDAEDADVILHELGHGIHDWLTNGNLSQVNGLSEGCGDYWAQSYSRSLNQWQPTDAAYQWMFSWDGHNPFWDGRVTDYAAIYPGGLTGSIHTDGQIWASALMRIYDAIGKQKTDRAFLEGLSLTTSNTNQQNAAIAVRQAAIDMLGTFGFNCNDIDQITTEFTAAGYTLPAYSCQLSVDDLSKKEIIAIYPNPVSEVLNISMKISKEEKVEIFNMEGRKVLETTIANGRNTVNVSHLAVGDYILRIKGLELSTKFIKK; this comes from the coding sequence ATGAAATTACAAATTAACTCTTTGCTTGTTGGCTGCCTATTGTCATGTACGGCTTTATACGGTCAGCAGTCATCATTGGAAAATCCTGCAAGAAACTGGATCACTCAAAATTCAAGAAGTATAGGGCTTCAGGATTTCAGCACATTGAAATTAAACTATGTGAGAAAAGGAAATTCTGGAGAAACGCTCCGTTTTCAGCAGATGATGGGGAATGTTCCTGTCTTTCAGTCAGAAATTGTGATGCATTTCAATAAAAATGGCCAGATCAGCTATACAGCTACTGAAAGTTTCAAAAAAAATGTTCAGCAGATAGATATTAACCCTTCTATTTCATCGGTAGATGCGTTGAAAAAAGCGCATATTGCTTCTCATTCAAAAGGAGATATCACTTATGAAGACTCTAAGCTTTTTGTATACCTTACAGAGCAGGGGGAAACAAAGCTGGTGTATCGTGTTCTTACAAGTTCATATGAAAATCCGGGAAGCTGGGAAACGATAATTGATGCAAAAACAGGTGAAGTAATCAGTGTGAAAGACATTGCTTTTCGACATAAGGAAAAAGAAAAGCCTGAAAAAAATAAAAAACAGAAAGAAGTTAAGAAAAATGTTCTGGTAACAGGTTCTGCGTACATCTTTAATCCGGATCCTTTATCTAAAATGCATGTTGCCTACGGCGGACAATATGTAGACGGAAATGATGCTACAAATGCGAGTCTGGACGCGGCTAGAACTTTAGTTACAATTCCTGAATTGGAGCTGACAGCAGGTGTATACAAGCTGAAAGGTACTTATGCAGAGATCAAAGAACTGGAATCACCTAACAAAGGGCTTTTTACCCAAACGAGCAACCAATTTTTATTTAACAGAAATCAGGATGGATTTGAAGCAGCCAACGCCTACTGGCATCTTGACAACAATCTTCGTTATATTAATGTAACATTGGGAATCCCATGTATTCCGGTTATGAACAATGGTGTTCTTGCATTTGACCCGCATGGAGAAGGTGGTGCCGACAATTCACATTATGATCCCAATAGCCAGATTCTGGTATTCGGGGAAGGAGGCGTAGACGATGCTGAAGATGCAGATGTTATTCTGCATGAGCTCGGTCACGGAATTCACGACTGGCTTACCAACGGAAATCTTTCACAGGTTAACGGTTTGAGTGAAGGTTGTGGAGACTATTGGGCGCAATCATACAGCAGAAGCCTTAACCAGTGGCAGCCCACTGATGCAGCTTATCAATGGATGTTCAGCTGGGATGGACACAATCCTTTCTGGGACGGAAGGGTTACAGATTATGCCGCAATTTATCCGGGCGGGTTAACCGGTTCTATCCATACGGATGGGCAAATTTGGGCCTCTGCACTCATGAGAATTTATGATGCTATAGGAAAACAAAAAACAGATCGCGCATTTCTTGAAGGATTAAGCCTTACCACTTCCAATACCAATCAGCAGAATGCTGCAATTGCCGTAAGACAGGCTGCAATTGATATGCTGGGAACATTTGGATTTAATTGTAATGATATTGACCAGATCACCACAGAATTTACAGCTGCAGGATATACACTGCCGGCTTATTCATGTCAGCTAAGCGTAGATGATCTTTCTAAAAAAGAAATCATTGCCATTTATCCGAACCCGGTTTCAGAGGTTTTGAATATTTCCATGAAGATCAGCAAGGAAGAAAAAGTTGAAATCTTCAATATGGAAGGAAGAAAGGTATTAGAAACAACCATAGCCAACGGAAGAAATACGGTCAACGTCTCTCATTTGGCAGTCGGAGACTATATTCTTAGGATAAAAGGTTTGGAATTGTCAACAAAATTCATCAAAAAATAA
- a CDS encoding ATP-dependent Clp protease adaptor ClpS: MFFFNSIRDYEDPKRQYEEEVLVLDDTDEVYKLVLHNDDVHTFDYVIDCLIEICKHTLEQAEQCTILVHFKGKCTVKTGSLDLLKPMHEKLLSRELTSEIL, from the coding sequence ATGTTTTTTTTTAACAGCATCAGAGATTACGAAGATCCGAAACGGCAGTATGAAGAGGAGGTGCTTGTACTGGACGATACGGATGAAGTGTATAAACTGGTTTTACATAACGATGATGTTCATACATTTGATTATGTAATTGATTGCCTGATTGAGATTTGCAAACACACTCTGGAACAAGCAGAACAATGTACAATTCTTGTCCATTTTAAAGGCAAATGTACCGTAAAAACGGGTTCTCTGGATCTGCTGAAACCAATGCACGAAAAGTTACTTTCAAGAGAATTAACCAGTGAAATTTTATAA
- a CDS encoding hemolysin family protein yields the protein MDSDIVRLLLALLLVLLNGFFVAAEFSIVKVRYSQIQLKAAEGNSMAKQAEHIIKHLDEYLSATQLGITLASLALGWVGESALHHIVENIFSSLNIDLTETTITSISVITSFVLITIMHIVFGELIPKSIAIRKSESTTMATAIPLRVFYTVFKPFIWLMNLMSNTFLRLVKIHPASEHEIHSTEELQLLVKQSADSGEIEEENYEIIKNAFDFTDHSAKQIMVPRQNITSIDFEEDVNEIINKIMESGYSRIPVYVDSIDNVIGILYTKEIIREFVKRKGELSHDDLKDLMRDAFFVVGSKKISDLLKIFQQKKQHLAIVIDEFGGTEGIITLEDILEELVGEIQDEEDDEEKIVDKIGENTYWVQATQPLDEINEFIPKKLPLSEESEYNTLAGFILHALEDIPEENQEFDLENYHFKILKMNNKSVELVELVYEEPNTINDLAEKIGEV from the coding sequence ATGGATTCGGACATAGTCAGGCTTTTGCTGGCCTTATTACTTGTTTTACTAAATGGCTTCTTCGTAGCCGCAGAATTTTCAATTGTTAAAGTACGTTACTCACAAATCCAGTTAAAAGCCGCAGAAGGAAACTCTATGGCAAAGCAGGCAGAGCATATCATCAAACATCTTGATGAATACCTCTCCGCAACACAGCTTGGTATTACTTTGGCCTCCCTTGCCCTGGGTTGGGTAGGAGAAAGTGCATTACATCATATTGTTGAAAATATTTTCAGCTCTCTTAATATTGATCTCACCGAAACAACGATTACCTCAATTTCCGTAATCACCAGTTTCGTTCTTATCACAATTATGCATATTGTTTTCGGAGAACTTATTCCTAAATCTATTGCCATCCGGAAATCGGAATCTACCACAATGGCAACGGCTATTCCGTTAAGAGTATTTTACACTGTTTTCAAGCCATTTATCTGGTTGATGAACTTAATGTCCAATACTTTTTTAAGATTGGTAAAAATTCACCCTGCTTCCGAACACGAAATACACTCTACCGAAGAACTTCAGCTTTTGGTAAAGCAGAGTGCGGACAGCGGAGAAATTGAAGAGGAGAATTATGAGATCATCAAGAATGCATTCGATTTTACAGATCATTCTGCCAAGCAGATCATGGTGCCACGGCAAAATATTACTTCTATCGATTTTGAAGAGGATGTGAATGAAATCATCAACAAAATCATGGAGAGTGGATATTCCAGAATTCCGGTTTATGTTGATTCTATTGACAATGTGATTGGTATTCTTTATACCAAAGAAATTATCAGGGAATTTGTTAAAAGAAAAGGTGAACTAAGCCATGATGATCTTAAAGATCTGATGCGTGATGCATTTTTTGTGGTAGGAAGTAAAAAGATTTCAGACCTTCTTAAAATTTTCCAACAAAAAAAACAGCATCTTGCCATTGTGATAGATGAATTCGGAGGTACGGAAGGAATTATCACCCTTGAAGATATTCTGGAAGAACTGGTAGGTGAAATTCAGGATGAAGAAGATGATGAAGAAAAAATTGTTGATAAAATAGGAGAGAATACCTATTGGGTACAGGCTACCCAGCCACTTGACGAAATCAACGAATTCATACCTAAAAAACTTCCTCTTTCGGAAGAAAGCGAATACAATACCCTTGCAGGATTTATTCTTCATGCTTTAGAAGATATCCCGGAAGAAAACCAGGAATTCGATCTCGAAAATTATCATTTTAAAATATTAAAAATGAATAATAAAAGTGTAGAGTTGGTAGAGCTGGTGTACGAAGAACCAAATACTATAAATGATCTGGCTGAAAAAATAGGCGAGGTCTGA
- the atpG gene encoding ATP synthase F1 subunit gamma: protein MANLKEIRGRITSISSTMQITRAMKMVSAAKLKKAQDAIVMLRPYSEKLQELIQNVNSSSDPDQISVYAQKREVKKILFIAVTSNRGLAGAFNSSIVKELNAQFKNNSQYEIEVLPVGKKAFDAVRRSRTVYSNASSVYDNLNFDTVSHVTEAVMTSFKEGKFDEVYLIYNKFVNAATQEVTTEQLLPISMPENTEPQVETDYIFEPNRTEILDNLIPKSIKTQVFKAILDSVASEHGARMTAMHKATDNAQALKNDLVIFYNKARQAAITNEILEIVSGAEALKNS, encoded by the coding sequence ATGGCAAACTTAAAAGAAATACGAGGCAGAATTACGTCAATTTCATCTACGATGCAGATTACCCGTGCTATGAAAATGGTTTCCGCAGCGAAACTGAAAAAGGCACAGGACGCTATCGTAATGCTGAGACCATATTCTGAAAAACTGCAGGAGCTTATCCAGAATGTAAATTCAAGTTCAGATCCTGATCAGATTTCTGTGTATGCTCAGAAAAGAGAGGTGAAAAAAATACTTTTCATCGCTGTTACTTCAAACAGAGGTCTTGCCGGCGCTTTTAACTCATCTATTGTTAAAGAGCTTAATGCACAGTTTAAGAATAATTCTCAATATGAAATTGAAGTTCTTCCTGTAGGTAAAAAAGCTTTTGATGCTGTAAGAAGAAGTCGTACGGTATATTCCAACGCAAGTTCTGTATACGATAACCTTAATTTCGATACAGTATCTCACGTTACGGAAGCAGTAATGACTAGTTTCAAAGAAGGTAAATTTGATGAAGTATATTTAATTTATAATAAATTCGTCAACGCTGCTACCCAGGAAGTAACAACAGAACAGCTTCTTCCGATTTCTATGCCGGAAAATACAGAACCTCAGGTAGAAACAGATTATATTTTTGAACCTAACAGAACTGAGATTCTGGATAATCTGATTCCTAAATCGATCAAGACTCAGGTTTTCAAAGCAATTCTTGATTCAGTAGCTTCTGAACACGGTGCGAGAATGACGGCCATGCACAAAGCAACAGATAATGCACAGGCTCTGAAAAATGATCTTGTAATTTTCTATAACAAAGCAAGACAGGCTGCAATTACAAACGAAATCCTGGAGATCGTTTCCGGAGCAGAAGCTTTGAAAAACTCTTAA
- the atpA gene encoding F0F1 ATP synthase subunit alpha — translation MAEINPAEVSAILKQQLANFDTQSNVEEVGTVLTIGDGIARVYGLENVQYGELVKFSSDVEGIVLNLEEDNVGVALLGESKLVKEGDTVKRTNRISSIKVGEGMLGRVVDTLGNPIDGKGPITGDLYEMPLERKAPGVIYRQPVTEPLQSGIVAIDSMIPVGRGQRELIIGDRQTGKTTVAIDTIINQKEFYDAGKPVYCIYVAIGQKASTVAQIVKTLSDKGALAYTVIVAANASDPVPMQVYSAMAGAAIGEFFRDTGRPALIVYDDLSKQAVAYRELSLLLRRPPGREAYPGDVFYLHSRLLERAAKVIADDNIASQMNDLPESLRPIVKGGGSLTALPIIETQAGDVSAYIPTNVISITDGQIFLESDLFNSGVRPAINVGISVSRVGGNAQIKSMKKVSGTLKLDQAQYKELEAFAKFGSDLDAATLAVISKGERNVEILKQPVNSPLPVDSQVAMIYAGTENLLRNVPIRKVKEFQIEYIAFLRSKHPETMAAIKAGKIDDSITSVLKQAANDLASKYN, via the coding sequence ATGGCAGAAATAAATCCGGCAGAAGTATCTGCGATCTTAAAACAGCAATTGGCCAACTTCGATACTCAATCAAACGTTGAGGAAGTAGGTACAGTTTTAACCATCGGTGATGGAATTGCTCGTGTATACGGGTTAGAAAACGTACAATACGGAGAGTTGGTGAAATTTTCTAGTGATGTAGAAGGTATTGTACTGAACCTTGAAGAAGACAACGTAGGTGTTGCGCTACTTGGTGAAAGTAAATTGGTAAAAGAAGGAGATACAGTAAAAAGAACAAACAGAATCTCTTCTATCAAAGTAGGAGAAGGAATGTTAGGAAGAGTAGTGGATACTCTTGGTAACCCTATCGATGGTAAAGGTCCTATTACTGGGGATTTATACGAAATGCCATTGGAAAGAAAAGCTCCCGGAGTTATTTATAGACAGCCGGTAACTGAACCTTTACAGTCAGGTATCGTTGCTATTGACTCTATGATTCCTGTAGGAAGAGGGCAAAGAGAGCTTATCATCGGTGACAGACAGACGGGTAAAACCACTGTTGCGATCGATACGATCATCAACCAAAAAGAATTCTATGATGCAGGGAAGCCTGTATATTGTATATATGTAGCTATCGGACAAAAAGCGTCTACTGTAGCACAAATCGTAAAAACACTTTCTGATAAAGGAGCTTTAGCATATACGGTAATCGTTGCGGCTAACGCATCAGATCCGGTTCCAATGCAGGTATATTCTGCAATGGCAGGTGCTGCGATCGGGGAGTTCTTCAGAGATACGGGTAGACCGGCATTGATCGTTTACGATGATTTATCTAAACAGGCGGTTGCGTACCGTGAGCTTTCTCTACTATTGAGAAGACCACCGGGCCGTGAAGCTTATCCTGGAGACGTTTTCTATCTTCACTCAAGATTATTGGAAAGAGCTGCGAAAGTAATCGCTGATGACAATATCGCAAGCCAGATGAACGATTTACCTGAGTCTTTAAGACCAATCGTAAAAGGGGGAGGTTCATTAACAGCGCTTCCGATTATCGAAACTCAGGCTGGTGACGTTTCTGCGTATATCCCAACCAACGTAATCTCTATTACAGACGGACAGATCTTCCTTGAATCTGATCTATTCAACTCAGGGGTACGTCCTGCGATCAACGTGGGGATCTCTGTATCGAGAGTAGGAGGTAACGCTCAGATTAAATCAATGAAAAAAGTATCTGGTACATTGAAACTTGACCAGGCACAATATAAAGAATTGGAAGCATTCGCTAAATTCGGTTCTGATCTTGATGCTGCTACTTTAGCAGTAATCTCTAAAGGAGAAAGAAACGTAGAAATTCTTAAACAACCGGTAAACTCTCCACTTCCTGTAGACAGCCAGGTAGCGATGATCTACGCAGGAACGGAGAATTTATTAAGAAACGTTCCTATCAGAAAAGTAAAAGAATTCCAGATCGAGTATATCGCATTCCTGAGATCTAAGCACCCTGAAACGATGGCTGCTATCAAAGCTGGAAAAATCGATGACTCAATCACGAGCGTTCTTAAGCAGGCAGCTAATGATTTAGCTTCTAAATATAACTAA
- the atpH gene encoding ATP synthase F1 subunit delta, protein MLTSKVAKRYAQGLLDFTNESGQTATVFSEMKDVVKIMTESEDLRKFFLTPYIDSKKKVEVANEIFKGLSASSRNIITLVIRHGRENQLKNIAQEFINKVEDINGVQRVVLTTATPLSKENIDQILGSTNLVNANSKFDLIVNVKPEILGGYILRVGDQQVDASVRSKLNKVKKDFQLN, encoded by the coding sequence ATGCTTACATCTAAAGTAGCTAAAAGATACGCACAAGGTTTACTTGATTTCACCAACGAATCAGGGCAAACGGCTACTGTATTTTCTGAAATGAAAGATGTAGTAAAGATCATGACTGAATCTGAGGATTTAAGAAAGTTCTTCCTTACCCCTTACATCGATTCTAAAAAGAAAGTAGAAGTAGCAAACGAAATTTTTAAAGGTTTATCGGCATCTTCCAGGAATATCATTACTTTGGTAATCAGACACGGAAGAGAAAATCAGCTGAAAAATATCGCTCAGGAATTCATCAACAAAGTTGAAGATATCAACGGAGTACAGAGAGTCGTACTTACAACAGCAACTCCACTTTCCAAAGAGAATATTGATCAGATTTTGGGTTCTACCAATTTAGTGAACGCCAATTCAAAATTCGACCTTATTGTAAATGTAAAACCTGAAATTTTAGGAGGATACATTTTAAGAGTGGGAGATCAGCAGGTAGATGCTTCAGTAAGATCTAAGCTTAATAAAGTTAAAAAAGATTTTCAATTAAATTAA
- a CDS encoding F0F1 ATP synthase subunit B, producing the protein MGIIEPGIGLLFWMTLTFVILLFLLAKFAWKPIVNAINDRETSIVDALNQATLARKEMETLKEDNERIIREAKIERDAILKEAREIKDRIVGEAKDVAKAEGDKMIEAAKQTINAEKNAAMADIKTQIGTLSINIAESILKQKLDNSEAQNELVQNYLNKSNLN; encoded by the coding sequence ATGGGAATTATAGAACCTGGAATTGGACTTTTGTTTTGGATGACCCTTACTTTTGTTATCCTATTGTTTCTTCTTGCAAAATTCGCTTGGAAACCGATTGTTAATGCAATCAACGACAGAGAAACTTCTATTGTTGATGCTCTTAATCAAGCTACATTGGCAAGAAAAGAAATGGAAACTTTAAAAGAGGATAACGAAAGAATCATTCGTGAGGCGAAAATCGAAAGAGATGCTATCCTTAAAGAAGCAAGAGAAATTAAAGATAGAATCGTAGGTGAGGCTAAAGATGTTGCTAAAGCTGAAGGAGATAAAATGATCGAAGCGGCTAAACAAACCATCAATGCTGAGAAAAATGCTGCCATGGCAGATATCAAAACTCAGATCGGTACATTATCCATAAATATCGCAGAATCTATCCTTAAGCAAAAGCTTGACAACAGCGAAGCTCAAAACGAATTGGTTCAGAATTATTTAAACAAATCAAACCTTAACTAA
- a CDS encoding ATP synthase F0 subunit C, translated as MDITTGAGLIYVGIGLAVLGVGMGIGKIGGHAMDAIARQPEQAGKIQGAMLIAAGLIEGAGLIAIIFGAFIK; from the coding sequence ATGGACATCACAACTGGAGCAGGATTAATTTACGTAGGTATCGGTTTAGCTGTACTTGGAGTAGGTATGGGTATCGGTAAAATCGGTGGTCACGCTATGGATGCTATCGCAAGACAACCTGAGCAAGCTGGAAAGATTCAAGGAGCAATGCTTATTGCTGCTGGTCTTATCGAGGGTGCTGGTCTTATCGCGATTATCTTTGGTGCTTTCATCAAGTAA